A single region of the Musa acuminata AAA Group cultivar baxijiao chromosome BXJ1-11, Cavendish_Baxijiao_AAA, whole genome shotgun sequence genome encodes:
- the LOC103970462 gene encoding protein TPR1 isoform X6, producing MSSLSRELVFLILQFLDEEKFKESVHKLEQEAGFFFNMKYFEEKVQAGEWEEAEKYLSGYTKVDDNRYSMKIFFEIRKQKYLEALDRHDRAKAVETLIKDLKVFSTFNEDLYKEITQLLTLENFRENEQLSKYGDTKSARSTMLVELKKLIEANPLFREKLVFPTLKASRLRTLINQSLNWQHQLCKTPRSNPDIKTLFMDHACTPPNGARASPVSFPVAAVPKAVGTYTPLGAHGPFPPQATANASALAGWMANAAASSSVQSAVVAPSSIPLPPNQVPILKRPRTPPNAIGMSNYQNAESEQMMKRLRSGAHPVDEVSYPAPHPQVTWSLDDLPRVVACSLTEGSNVTSMDFHPFHHTSLLVGSNTGEITLWEIGIQQKLVSKPFRVWDTAACSPQFQSAIVKDSSISVTRVIWSPDGSLIGVAFSKHLIHIHEYQAPNDLRLFELRQFDLRQLLEIDAHVGGVNDIAFSQRDERLCVVTCGDDKLIKVWDLSGQRLYVFEGHEAPVYSICPHRKENIQFIFSTSVDGKIKAWLYDNVGSMVDFNTPGHLFTTMVYSADGSRLFSCGTSKDGDCILVEWNESEGSIKRQYSGFRKKSTVVVQFDTSQNHFLAAGEDNQIKFWSVDSINMLASTDADGGLPSRPHLRFNKKGNLLAVATVDNGFKILANADGLAALRAFGNRSFEPFRAQHEATPIRVSNSPVVASISPNISNVESLDRNSPAKPSTVLNGGDITPRNVDKPRISEELPDKMKSWELAEVFNPQQCRVATMPETDSASKVTRLLYTNSGVGLLALGSNAIQRVWKWSRNEQNPSGKATASVVPQHWQPNSGLLMTNDVSDTSPEEAVPCIALSKNDSYVMSACGGKVSLFNMMTFRVMTTFMSPPPASTFLAFHPQDNNIIAIGMEDSTIHIYNVKVDEVQTKLKGHQKRISGLAFSNNLNILVSSGADAQLCIWSTETWEKKKSVAIQLPEGTKSVGDTRVQFNSDQSRLLVVHETQLAIYDTLKIERIHQWVPQDALSAPISYASYSCFSELVYASFCDGNIGVFDADNLRLRCRIAPSAYTSPAAASSNPTYPLVIAAHPQEPNQFAVGLTDGAVKVIEPSKSEGRWGAPTPVDNGVHVRRMQTLSTTSNPAADQPQR from the exons ATGTCGTCGCTGAGTCGGGAGCTGGTGTTCCTGATACTCCAGTTCCTGGATGAGGAGAAGTTCAAGGAATCCGTGCACAA GCTTGAGCAGGAAGCGGGGTTTTTCTTTAATATGAAATACTTCGAGGAGAAGGTGCAGGCGGGAGAGTGGGAGGAAGCGGAGAAGTACCTCTCGGGATACACCAAGGTTGATGATAACAGGTATTCGATGAAGATTTTCTTCGAGATTAGGAAGCAGAAGTATCTAGAGGCGCTTGACAG GCATGACAGGGCAAAGGCAGTTGAAACACTCATAAAGGATCTCAAGGTTTTCTCAACGTTTAATGAGGATTTGTATAAAGAAATTACTCAGCTTCTCACCCTTGAAAACTTTAG GGAAAACGAGCAGTTGTCTAAATATGGTGATACTAAGTCTGCTAGAAGTACCATGCTGGTAGAGCTCAAGAAGTTAATTGAAGCAAATCCTCTCTTTCGAGAAAAACTTGTCTTTCCTACACTTAAAGCTTCACGCCTGCGAACTCTGATTAATCAAAG CTTGAACTGGCAGCATCAACTCTGTAAGACTCCAAGGTCAAATCCTGACATCAAGACATTGTTCATGGACCATGCTTGCACCCCTCCAAATGGAGCTCGTGCTTCACCAGTCTCTTTTCCTGTTGCAGCTGTTCCAAAGGCTGTTGGTACATATACACCACTTGGTGCTCATGGG CCATTTCCACCCCAGGCTACTGCAAATGCTAGTGCTTTAGCTGGTTGGATGGCTAACGCTGCTGCTTCATCCTCTGTCCAGTCTGCTGTTGTTGCACCATCATCAATACCTCTTCCACCAAATCAAG TCCCCATCTTGAAACGCCCAAGAACTCCTCCGAATGCTATTGGCATGTCAAACTATCAAAATGCTGAATCTGAGCAGATGATGAAACGTCTACGGTCTGGTGCACATCCAGTTGACGAG GTTAGCTATCCTGCACCTCACCCACAAGTTACATGGTCGCTGGATGACCTGCCAAGAGTTGTAGCCTGCTCCTTGACAGAGGGATCCAATGTGACTAGCATGGACTTTCATCCTTTTCATCATACATCACTTCTTG TGGGCTCCAACACTGGTGAAATCACACTTTGGGAGATTGGTATCCAGCAGAAGTTGGTGTCCAAGCCATTTAGAGTATGGGATACGGCTGCTTGTTCACCACAATTCCAG AGTGCCATTGTCAAAGACTCTTCTATATCTGTCACTCGAGTTATTTGGAGTCCAGATGGAAGTTTAATAG GGGTTGCATTCTCGAAGCACTTGATTCATATACATGAATATCAAGCACCAAATGATCTCCGTCTATTTGAACTCCGCCAATTTGATCTCCGCCAACTTTTAGAG ATTGATGCTCATGTTGGTGGAGTCAATGATATTGCATTCTCTCAACGAGATGAACGACTGTGTGTGGTCACTTGTGGAGATGATAAGCTAATAAAG GTATGGGATCTAAGTGGTCAAAGGCTTTATGTCTTTGAAGGACATGAAGCACCTGTCTATTCTATATGCCCCCACCGCAAGGAGAATATTCAG TTTATCTTCTCAACTTCCGTTGATGGAAAAATAAAGGCTTGGCTGTATGACAACGTGGGATCTATGGTTGACTTTAATACCCCTGGGCACTTGTTTACCACAATGGTTTACAGTGCCGATGGAAGTCG ACTCTTCTCATGTGGGACTAGCAAAGATGGGGACTGTATTCTTGTTGAGTGGAATGAAAGTGAGGGATCCATAAAGAGGCAATATTCTGGGTTCCGGAAGAAGTCCACGGTTGTTGTTCAGTTTGACACTTCCCAGAATCATTTTTTGGCTGCTGGTGAAGATAACCAAATAAAATTTTGGAGTGTTGACAGCATTAACATGCTGGCAAGTACTGACGCTGATGGTGGACTTCCT AGTCGTCcacatttgagattcaacaagaaaggAAATCTTCTTGCTGTTGCAACAGTAGATAATGGCTTTAAAATATTAGCTAATGCAGATGGCCTTGCGGCACTACGAGCCTTTGGAAATCGCTCTTTTGAACCATTTAGAGCTCAACATGAAGCTACTCCTATCAGG gTCTCAAATTCTCCTGTGGTGGCAAGCATCTCACCAAACATCAGTAATGTTGAATCATTGGACAGAAATTCTCCTGCGAAACCATCTACTGTTCTT AATGGAGGTGATATAACTCCTAGAAATGTAGATAAGCCAAGAATATCAGAAGAATTGCCAGATAAGATGAAGTCATGGGAGTTGGCTGAAGTTTTTAATCCACAACAGTGCCGAGTTGCTACCATGCCAGAGACTGATTCTGCCAGCAAG GTCACAAGGCTTCTTTATACAAATTCTGGTGTTGGCTTATTAGCTCTGGGGTCCAATGCTATTCAGAGGGTGTGGAAATGGAGTCGCAATGAGCAGAATCCAAGTGGCAAG GCCACGGCCAGTGTTGTGCCGCAGCATTGGCAACCAaacagtggtcttcttatgaCCAATGATGTATCGGATACAAGTCCAGAAGAGGCAGTTCCTTGTATTGCGCTCTCAAAGAATGACTCGTATGTAATGTCTGCATGTGGTGGGAAGGTTTCCTTATTTAACATGATGACATTCAGG GTAATGACAACTTTCATGTCACCCCCACCTGCTTCGACATTCTTAGCATTCCACCCACAGGACAACAACATTATAGCAATTGGAATGGAAGATTCAACCATCCACATATACAATGTTAAGGTGGATGAG GTCCAAACAAAATTGAAAGGTCACCAGAAGCGCATAAGTGGGCTGGCATTTTCCAACAATCTTAATATACTTGTATCTTCTGGTGCTGATGCACAG CTCTGCATATGGAGTACTGAGACTTGGGAGAAGAAGAAATCTGTAGCTATTCAACTGCCTGAAGGGACGAAGTCAGTTGGTGACACCCGAGTCCAGTTTAATTCTGATCAAAGCCGCTTGTTAGTTGTCCACGAAACACAGCTAGCTATATATGACACCTTGAAAATTGAGCGTATCCATCAG TGGGTTCCTCAAGATGCCTTATCTGCTCCTATATCGTATGCTTCATATTCGTGTTTCAGCGAACTTGTTTATGCTTCCTTTTGTGATGGTAATATTGGTGTCTTCGATGCTGACAACTTGAGATTAAGATGCCGAATTGCCCCGTCCGCATACACGTCACCTGCTGCTGCAAGCAG CAACCCAACATATCCTCTTGTGATTGCGGCCCACCCGCAAGAGCCAAATCAATTTGCAGTTGGTTTGACAGACGGAGCAGTAAAAGTAATAGAGCCATCAAAGTCGGAAGGAAGGTGGGGGGCTCCCACACCTGTTGATAATGGGGTACATGTTCGCAGGATGCAGACATTATCAACTACAAGCAATCCTGCTGCGGACCAGCCCCAAAGATGA
- the LOC103970462 gene encoding protein TPR1 isoform X5 → MSSLSRELVFLILQFLDEEKFKESVHKLEQEAGFFFNMKYFEEKVQAGEWEEAEKYLSGYTKVDDNRYSMKIFFEIRKQKYLEALDRHDRAKAVETLIKDLKVFSTFNEDLYKEITQLLTLENFRENEQLSKYGDTKSARSTMLVELKKLIEANPLFREKLVFPTLKASRLRTLINQSLNWQHQLCKTPRSNPDIKTLFMDHACTPPNGARASPVSFPVAAVPKAVGTYTPLGAHGPFPPQATANASALAGWMANAAASSSVQSAVVAPSSIPLPPNQAVPILKRPRTPPNAIGMSNYQNAESEQMMKRLRSGAHPVDEVSYPAPHPQVTWSLDDLPRVVACSLTEGSNVTSMDFHPFHHTSLLVGSNTGEITLWEIGIQQKLVSKPFRVWDTAACSPQFQSAIVKDSSISVTRVIWSPDGSLIGVAFSKHLIHIHEYQAPNDLRLFELRQFDLRQLLEIDAHVGGVNDIAFSQRDERLCVVTCGDDKLIKVWDLSGQRLYVFEGHEAPVYSICPHRKENIQFIFSTSVDGKIKAWLYDNVGSMVDFNTPGHLFTTMVYSADGSRLFSCGTSKDGDCILVEWNESEGSIKRQYSGFRKKSTVVVQFDTSQNHFLAAGEDNQIKFWSVDSINMLASTDADGGLPSRPHLRFNKKGNLLAVATVDNGFKILANADGLAALRAFGNRSFEPFRAQHEATPIRVSNSPVVASISPNISNVESLDRNSPAKPSTVLNGGDITPRNVDKPRISEELPDKMKSWELAEVFNPQQCRVATMPETDSASKVTRLLYTNSGVGLLALGSNAIQRVWKWSRNEQNPSGKATASVVPQHWQPNSGLLMTNDVSDTSPEEAVPCIALSKNDSYVMSACGGKVSLFNMMTFRVMTTFMSPPPASTFLAFHPQDNNIIAIGMEDSTIHIYNVKVDEVQTKLKGHQKRISGLAFSNNLNILVSSGADAQLCIWSTETWEKKKSVAIQLPEGTKSVGDTRVQFNSDQSRLLVVHETQLAIYDTLKIERIHQWVPQDALSAPISYASYSCFSELVYASFCDGNIGVFDADNLRLRCRIAPSAYTSPAAASSNPTYPLVIAAHPQEPNQFAVGLTDGAVKVIEPSKSEGRWGAPTPVDNGVHVRRMQTLSTTSNPAADQPQR, encoded by the exons ATGTCGTCGCTGAGTCGGGAGCTGGTGTTCCTGATACTCCAGTTCCTGGATGAGGAGAAGTTCAAGGAATCCGTGCACAA GCTTGAGCAGGAAGCGGGGTTTTTCTTTAATATGAAATACTTCGAGGAGAAGGTGCAGGCGGGAGAGTGGGAGGAAGCGGAGAAGTACCTCTCGGGATACACCAAGGTTGATGATAACAGGTATTCGATGAAGATTTTCTTCGAGATTAGGAAGCAGAAGTATCTAGAGGCGCTTGACAG GCATGACAGGGCAAAGGCAGTTGAAACACTCATAAAGGATCTCAAGGTTTTCTCAACGTTTAATGAGGATTTGTATAAAGAAATTACTCAGCTTCTCACCCTTGAAAACTTTAG GGAAAACGAGCAGTTGTCTAAATATGGTGATACTAAGTCTGCTAGAAGTACCATGCTGGTAGAGCTCAAGAAGTTAATTGAAGCAAATCCTCTCTTTCGAGAAAAACTTGTCTTTCCTACACTTAAAGCTTCACGCCTGCGAACTCTGATTAATCAAAG CTTGAACTGGCAGCATCAACTCTGTAAGACTCCAAGGTCAAATCCTGACATCAAGACATTGTTCATGGACCATGCTTGCACCCCTCCAAATGGAGCTCGTGCTTCACCAGTCTCTTTTCCTGTTGCAGCTGTTCCAAAGGCTGTTGGTACATATACACCACTTGGTGCTCATGGG CCATTTCCACCCCAGGCTACTGCAAATGCTAGTGCTTTAGCTGGTTGGATGGCTAACGCTGCTGCTTCATCCTCTGTCCAGTCTGCTGTTGTTGCACCATCATCAATACCTCTTCCACCAAATCAAG CAGTCCCCATCTTGAAACGCCCAAGAACTCCTCCGAATGCTATTGGCATGTCAAACTATCAAAATGCTGAATCTGAGCAGATGATGAAACGTCTACGGTCTGGTGCACATCCAGTTGACGAG GTTAGCTATCCTGCACCTCACCCACAAGTTACATGGTCGCTGGATGACCTGCCAAGAGTTGTAGCCTGCTCCTTGACAGAGGGATCCAATGTGACTAGCATGGACTTTCATCCTTTTCATCATACATCACTTCTTG TGGGCTCCAACACTGGTGAAATCACACTTTGGGAGATTGGTATCCAGCAGAAGTTGGTGTCCAAGCCATTTAGAGTATGGGATACGGCTGCTTGTTCACCACAATTCCAG AGTGCCATTGTCAAAGACTCTTCTATATCTGTCACTCGAGTTATTTGGAGTCCAGATGGAAGTTTAATAG GGGTTGCATTCTCGAAGCACTTGATTCATATACATGAATATCAAGCACCAAATGATCTCCGTCTATTTGAACTCCGCCAATTTGATCTCCGCCAACTTTTAGAG ATTGATGCTCATGTTGGTGGAGTCAATGATATTGCATTCTCTCAACGAGATGAACGACTGTGTGTGGTCACTTGTGGAGATGATAAGCTAATAAAG GTATGGGATCTAAGTGGTCAAAGGCTTTATGTCTTTGAAGGACATGAAGCACCTGTCTATTCTATATGCCCCCACCGCAAGGAGAATATTCAG TTTATCTTCTCAACTTCCGTTGATGGAAAAATAAAGGCTTGGCTGTATGACAACGTGGGATCTATGGTTGACTTTAATACCCCTGGGCACTTGTTTACCACAATGGTTTACAGTGCCGATGGAAGTCG ACTCTTCTCATGTGGGACTAGCAAAGATGGGGACTGTATTCTTGTTGAGTGGAATGAAAGTGAGGGATCCATAAAGAGGCAATATTCTGGGTTCCGGAAGAAGTCCACGGTTGTTGTTCAGTTTGACACTTCCCAGAATCATTTTTTGGCTGCTGGTGAAGATAACCAAATAAAATTTTGGAGTGTTGACAGCATTAACATGCTGGCAAGTACTGACGCTGATGGTGGACTTCCT AGTCGTCcacatttgagattcaacaagaaaggAAATCTTCTTGCTGTTGCAACAGTAGATAATGGCTTTAAAATATTAGCTAATGCAGATGGCCTTGCGGCACTACGAGCCTTTGGAAATCGCTCTTTTGAACCATTTAGAGCTCAACATGAAGCTACTCCTATCAGG gTCTCAAATTCTCCTGTGGTGGCAAGCATCTCACCAAACATCAGTAATGTTGAATCATTGGACAGAAATTCTCCTGCGAAACCATCTACTGTTCTT AATGGAGGTGATATAACTCCTAGAAATGTAGATAAGCCAAGAATATCAGAAGAATTGCCAGATAAGATGAAGTCATGGGAGTTGGCTGAAGTTTTTAATCCACAACAGTGCCGAGTTGCTACCATGCCAGAGACTGATTCTGCCAGCAAG GTCACAAGGCTTCTTTATACAAATTCTGGTGTTGGCTTATTAGCTCTGGGGTCCAATGCTATTCAGAGGGTGTGGAAATGGAGTCGCAATGAGCAGAATCCAAGTGGCAAG GCCACGGCCAGTGTTGTGCCGCAGCATTGGCAACCAaacagtggtcttcttatgaCCAATGATGTATCGGATACAAGTCCAGAAGAGGCAGTTCCTTGTATTGCGCTCTCAAAGAATGACTCGTATGTAATGTCTGCATGTGGTGGGAAGGTTTCCTTATTTAACATGATGACATTCAGG GTAATGACAACTTTCATGTCACCCCCACCTGCTTCGACATTCTTAGCATTCCACCCACAGGACAACAACATTATAGCAATTGGAATGGAAGATTCAACCATCCACATATACAATGTTAAGGTGGATGAG GTCCAAACAAAATTGAAAGGTCACCAGAAGCGCATAAGTGGGCTGGCATTTTCCAACAATCTTAATATACTTGTATCTTCTGGTGCTGATGCACAG CTCTGCATATGGAGTACTGAGACTTGGGAGAAGAAGAAATCTGTAGCTATTCAACTGCCTGAAGGGACGAAGTCAGTTGGTGACACCCGAGTCCAGTTTAATTCTGATCAAAGCCGCTTGTTAGTTGTCCACGAAACACAGCTAGCTATATATGACACCTTGAAAATTGAGCGTATCCATCAG TGGGTTCCTCAAGATGCCTTATCTGCTCCTATATCGTATGCTTCATATTCGTGTTTCAGCGAACTTGTTTATGCTTCCTTTTGTGATGGTAATATTGGTGTCTTCGATGCTGACAACTTGAGATTAAGATGCCGAATTGCCCCGTCCGCATACACGTCACCTGCTGCTGCAAGCAG CAACCCAACATATCCTCTTGTGATTGCGGCCCACCCGCAAGAGCCAAATCAATTTGCAGTTGGTTTGACAGACGGAGCAGTAAAAGTAATAGAGCCATCAAAGTCGGAAGGAAGGTGGGGGGCTCCCACACCTGTTGATAATGGGGTACATGTTCGCAGGATGCAGACATTATCAACTACAAGCAATCCTGCTGCGGACCAGCCCCAAAGATGA
- the LOC103970462 gene encoding protein TPR1 isoform X1 encodes MSSLSRELVFLILQFLDEEKFKESVHKLEQEAGFFFNMKYFEEKVQAGEWEEAEKYLSGYTKVDDNRYSMKIFFEIRKQKYLEALDRHDRAKAVETLIKDLKVFSTFNEDLYKEITQLLTLENFRENEQLSKYGDTKSARSTMLVELKKLIEANPLFREKLVFPTLKASRLRTLINQSLNWQHQLCKTPRSNPDIKTLFMDHACTPPNGARASPVSFPVAAVPKAVGTYTPLGAHGPFPPQATANASALAGWMANAAASSSVQSAVVAPSSIPLPPNQVPILKRPRTPPNAIGMSNYQNAESEQMMKRLRSGAHPVDEVSYPAPHPQVTWSLDDLPRVVACSLTEGSNVTSMDFHPFHHTSLLVGSNTGEITLWEIGIQQKLVSKPFRVWDTAACSPQFQSAIVKDSSISVTRVIWSPDGSLIGVAFSKHLIHIHEYQAPNDLRLFELRQFDLRQLLEIDAHVGGVNDIAFSQRDERLCVVTCGDDKLIKVLTVKSCLLFKFSYFHLLLWIFLQKLQVWDLSGQRLYVFEGHEAPVYSICPHRKENIQFIFSTSVDGKIKAWLYDNVGSMVDFNTPGHLFTTMVYSADGSRLFSCGTSKDGDCILVEWNESEGSIKRQYSGFRKKSTVVVQFDTSQNHFLAAGEDNQIKFWSVDSINMLASTDADGGLPSRPHLRFNKKGNLLAVATVDNGFKILANADGLAALRAFGNRSFEPFRAQHEATPIRVSNSPVVASISPNISNVESLDRNSPAKPSTVLNGGDITPRNVDKPRISEELPDKMKSWELAEVFNPQQCRVATMPETDSASKVTRLLYTNSGVGLLALGSNAIQRVWKWSRNEQNPSGKATASVVPQHWQPNSGLLMTNDVSDTSPEEAVPCIALSKNDSYVMSACGGKVSLFNMMTFRVMTTFMSPPPASTFLAFHPQDNNIIAIGMEDSTIHIYNVKVDEVQTKLKGHQKRISGLAFSNNLNILVSSGADAQLCIWSTETWEKKKSVAIQLPEGTKSVGDTRVQFNSDQSRLLVVHETQLAIYDTLKIERIHQWVPQDALSAPISYASYSCFSELVYASFCDGNIGVFDADNLRLRCRIAPSAYTSPAAASSNPTYPLVIAAHPQEPNQFAVGLTDGAVKVIEPSKSEGRWGAPTPVDNGVHVRRMQTLSTTSNPAADQPQR; translated from the exons ATGTCGTCGCTGAGTCGGGAGCTGGTGTTCCTGATACTCCAGTTCCTGGATGAGGAGAAGTTCAAGGAATCCGTGCACAA GCTTGAGCAGGAAGCGGGGTTTTTCTTTAATATGAAATACTTCGAGGAGAAGGTGCAGGCGGGAGAGTGGGAGGAAGCGGAGAAGTACCTCTCGGGATACACCAAGGTTGATGATAACAGGTATTCGATGAAGATTTTCTTCGAGATTAGGAAGCAGAAGTATCTAGAGGCGCTTGACAG GCATGACAGGGCAAAGGCAGTTGAAACACTCATAAAGGATCTCAAGGTTTTCTCAACGTTTAATGAGGATTTGTATAAAGAAATTACTCAGCTTCTCACCCTTGAAAACTTTAG GGAAAACGAGCAGTTGTCTAAATATGGTGATACTAAGTCTGCTAGAAGTACCATGCTGGTAGAGCTCAAGAAGTTAATTGAAGCAAATCCTCTCTTTCGAGAAAAACTTGTCTTTCCTACACTTAAAGCTTCACGCCTGCGAACTCTGATTAATCAAAG CTTGAACTGGCAGCATCAACTCTGTAAGACTCCAAGGTCAAATCCTGACATCAAGACATTGTTCATGGACCATGCTTGCACCCCTCCAAATGGAGCTCGTGCTTCACCAGTCTCTTTTCCTGTTGCAGCTGTTCCAAAGGCTGTTGGTACATATACACCACTTGGTGCTCATGGG CCATTTCCACCCCAGGCTACTGCAAATGCTAGTGCTTTAGCTGGTTGGATGGCTAACGCTGCTGCTTCATCCTCTGTCCAGTCTGCTGTTGTTGCACCATCATCAATACCTCTTCCACCAAATCAAG TCCCCATCTTGAAACGCCCAAGAACTCCTCCGAATGCTATTGGCATGTCAAACTATCAAAATGCTGAATCTGAGCAGATGATGAAACGTCTACGGTCTGGTGCACATCCAGTTGACGAG GTTAGCTATCCTGCACCTCACCCACAAGTTACATGGTCGCTGGATGACCTGCCAAGAGTTGTAGCCTGCTCCTTGACAGAGGGATCCAATGTGACTAGCATGGACTTTCATCCTTTTCATCATACATCACTTCTTG TGGGCTCCAACACTGGTGAAATCACACTTTGGGAGATTGGTATCCAGCAGAAGTTGGTGTCCAAGCCATTTAGAGTATGGGATACGGCTGCTTGTTCACCACAATTCCAG AGTGCCATTGTCAAAGACTCTTCTATATCTGTCACTCGAGTTATTTGGAGTCCAGATGGAAGTTTAATAG GGGTTGCATTCTCGAAGCACTTGATTCATATACATGAATATCAAGCACCAAATGATCTCCGTCTATTTGAACTCCGCCAATTTGATCTCCGCCAACTTTTAGAG ATTGATGCTCATGTTGGTGGAGTCAATGATATTGCATTCTCTCAACGAGATGAACGACTGTGTGTGGTCACTTGTGGAGATGATAAGCTAATAAAGGTGTTAACTGTCAAATCCTGTCTTTTGTTTAAATTCTCATATTTTCACCTTCTTTTATGGATATTTTTGCAAAAACTGCAGGTATGGGATCTAAGTGGTCAAAGGCTTTATGTCTTTGAAGGACATGAAGCACCTGTCTATTCTATATGCCCCCACCGCAAGGAGAATATTCAG TTTATCTTCTCAACTTCCGTTGATGGAAAAATAAAGGCTTGGCTGTATGACAACGTGGGATCTATGGTTGACTTTAATACCCCTGGGCACTTGTTTACCACAATGGTTTACAGTGCCGATGGAAGTCG ACTCTTCTCATGTGGGACTAGCAAAGATGGGGACTGTATTCTTGTTGAGTGGAATGAAAGTGAGGGATCCATAAAGAGGCAATATTCTGGGTTCCGGAAGAAGTCCACGGTTGTTGTTCAGTTTGACACTTCCCAGAATCATTTTTTGGCTGCTGGTGAAGATAACCAAATAAAATTTTGGAGTGTTGACAGCATTAACATGCTGGCAAGTACTGACGCTGATGGTGGACTTCCT AGTCGTCcacatttgagattcaacaagaaaggAAATCTTCTTGCTGTTGCAACAGTAGATAATGGCTTTAAAATATTAGCTAATGCAGATGGCCTTGCGGCACTACGAGCCTTTGGAAATCGCTCTTTTGAACCATTTAGAGCTCAACATGAAGCTACTCCTATCAGG gTCTCAAATTCTCCTGTGGTGGCAAGCATCTCACCAAACATCAGTAATGTTGAATCATTGGACAGAAATTCTCCTGCGAAACCATCTACTGTTCTT AATGGAGGTGATATAACTCCTAGAAATGTAGATAAGCCAAGAATATCAGAAGAATTGCCAGATAAGATGAAGTCATGGGAGTTGGCTGAAGTTTTTAATCCACAACAGTGCCGAGTTGCTACCATGCCAGAGACTGATTCTGCCAGCAAG GTCACAAGGCTTCTTTATACAAATTCTGGTGTTGGCTTATTAGCTCTGGGGTCCAATGCTATTCAGAGGGTGTGGAAATGGAGTCGCAATGAGCAGAATCCAAGTGGCAAG GCCACGGCCAGTGTTGTGCCGCAGCATTGGCAACCAaacagtggtcttcttatgaCCAATGATGTATCGGATACAAGTCCAGAAGAGGCAGTTCCTTGTATTGCGCTCTCAAAGAATGACTCGTATGTAATGTCTGCATGTGGTGGGAAGGTTTCCTTATTTAACATGATGACATTCAGG GTAATGACAACTTTCATGTCACCCCCACCTGCTTCGACATTCTTAGCATTCCACCCACAGGACAACAACATTATAGCAATTGGAATGGAAGATTCAACCATCCACATATACAATGTTAAGGTGGATGAG GTCCAAACAAAATTGAAAGGTCACCAGAAGCGCATAAGTGGGCTGGCATTTTCCAACAATCTTAATATACTTGTATCTTCTGGTGCTGATGCACAG CTCTGCATATGGAGTACTGAGACTTGGGAGAAGAAGAAATCTGTAGCTATTCAACTGCCTGAAGGGACGAAGTCAGTTGGTGACACCCGAGTCCAGTTTAATTCTGATCAAAGCCGCTTGTTAGTTGTCCACGAAACACAGCTAGCTATATATGACACCTTGAAAATTGAGCGTATCCATCAG TGGGTTCCTCAAGATGCCTTATCTGCTCCTATATCGTATGCTTCATATTCGTGTTTCAGCGAACTTGTTTATGCTTCCTTTTGTGATGGTAATATTGGTGTCTTCGATGCTGACAACTTGAGATTAAGATGCCGAATTGCCCCGTCCGCATACACGTCACCTGCTGCTGCAAGCAG CAACCCAACATATCCTCTTGTGATTGCGGCCCACCCGCAAGAGCCAAATCAATTTGCAGTTGGTTTGACAGACGGAGCAGTAAAAGTAATAGAGCCATCAAAGTCGGAAGGAAGGTGGGGGGCTCCCACACCTGTTGATAATGGGGTACATGTTCGCAGGATGCAGACATTATCAACTACAAGCAATCCTGCTGCGGACCAGCCCCAAAGATGA